The window TGATACGCAAGCAAAATCATTATTTATAACAGCTGCTGAAAATATAGAAATTCAAGCAAAAAACATTAAAATGATTGCTGAAGAAACTATAGAACTGCAAGCGCAAGGCGATATTAACACCTCTTCAGAAGGGGATACAAACATTATATCAGAAAGCGCCTTAGCATTACAATCCACTTCCGACACCACCGTTATTAGTGATGCTTCCATAGCAATTGAAGCCTCAAGTGATGCTACAATAACTAGTACAAACACGATTATTGAAGGACAAGCGTCTGTAGAAGTAAATAGTGCACAAACAAAAGTATCAGGTAGCGCTATGACTGAAGTATCTGGAGCAATTGTAAAAATAAATTAAAACCTAAAAATTATGCCAGGACCAGCAGCAACACTAGGAAGTATGCATGTATGCCCAATGTTAAACCCGGGAACTCCGCCTCCACCTCATGTTGGAGGTCCAGTAGTTGGACCAGGTGTACCAACCGTACTAATTGGAGGTAAACCTGCAGCAGTAATGGGTGACTTATGTACCTGTATTGGACCACCTGACACTATAGTTATGGGGGAAGGTACCGTTTTAATAGGCGGAAAACCAGCAGCAACCGTAGGTAGCTTAACAGCGCATGGTGGACAAGTAACGCAAGGCGAACCAACCGTATTAATTGGTACTGGTGTTAGCCCAGCAACAACTGTTATGCCTATTCATAAAATACCATTTCCAACAATTAATCCTACTCTAAAGGTTATCGCTTCCATTACAGGTCGAAGAAGTCAATTAAATGAGGCTATAGCTAGGCAGGAGGCACTTCGTGAAGAGGCGGAAACAAATGGGTATTTAAGTTTATTAGATTTTAGCATATAAATATTATGAGTCTTAAAAAAGTATCATATCCAATATTGCCATCAGATAGAGAACTATCTAACAAAACTACTGTAGAAAAAGAATTAAGTCAAGAAGAATTAAACGAACGTTATTATGGACATAACAACAGTTTTGGCTTTTACCCAATAGGACGTTTAAGCTCTTGGCATGGAGGAATACACATAGAAAGATCTAATTGTGTTCGTGCCATTGCAGATGGTCGAATCATAGCTTACAGGTTTGCAGAAGATTATTTATTAGAAAAAGACACCCAAAGAAAGTATTCTAATAGTTTCATACTCGTCCAACATAATTACGAAAGTCCAGGTAAGCAAAAAAATAAAGATGAAGAATCTACTAAGCAAAAACTCCGGTTTTATAGCTTATATATGCACTTGATGCCAAAGAAGGAATTAGAAAAAAATAATGGTAAAAACATTCCGGATTTATATGCAAAATATACAGCAAAAGTTACAGGTAAGGCACAACAAAAAGGATTACGTTTAAGATCAGGAACTGATTTAGAAACAGTAACTATAAGAGGTGAAAAAGTAAAAAGAGGAAAGGTTAAGCACGTTTTACCTAAAGGTACAGAAGTTACTTACGATCTTAACTCTGCTACCAAAAAAATACGCACTAAAGAAGAAGGTCATATCTTAGGAGTTTCTTTTTCTGACGATCATTGGATATACCAACATAAAACAACTTATACTCCTGTATATTATAAGGGAGATCATGACCTTTTTATGGCTACTTCAGGTGACAGAGTTAAAAATTTAAAAGACGGTACTTTAGTAATTAATATTGAGGAAGATATTATACCTACATCAGAAAAGGGAGCTATTGTAAGAAAAAAACCAAATAGTACAAGTGATTTTATTAGAGTTGAAAAAAAAGAAAATGATTTAGGAGAAATAGAAATAGTAGATAATGAGTGGATAAAAATTAAAGGTAAAGAAGAATACATCCTAAAAAAAGATTTAAAAATAAAAAAAACCTTAAAAAATGACATTATTTTAAATAGTGTAAAAAATGTAGACACATCAATTAAAGCTGGAGATACAATTGGTGTACCAGCTCAATATTCTTTTGAAAAGCAAAACACATACAATTGTGTCCATTTAGAAGTTTTTACAGATGATAATGAAGTTGATAATTTTTTAAAAAATCATGTTGGTGACGATAATCAGACAACTATAGAAATTCCTAAAGGAAAAACTCTACAGATTGCAAAGCCTTGTAATTTTTTAAAAAAAGACACCAAGGTTAAAATATTAGAAATCAAAGACAATTACACCCAAATAGGTTTTGAAGCAGTAACCAAAGACGTAAATGAAAATTTAATTAATTTTAAAAAAGATAGGAAGACAAAAATTGATAACAAAAACAAATCTGAATATACAGAAGTTTTAAATTTTGAGGAACTAAACACGTTATTTGATAATGCATTACCTCCATTAACAAAAAACACCAATGGCGAACACGAGTCTAGACTATTCTATAAAAACTATATTTCTATAATTGATGGCGTAAGAGAGATTTTTACGACATATAACTCATACAACCAACATAAAATATCAGAGAAAAAAAAGATAGAAAACAAAAAAAAACTGAATAAACCCTATTCTGAATTTATAGAATATAGAGAAATAACTTACATCCCAAAAGAAAACAAAAAATATTGGGTTGATAATACTGAGGTAGTAGGTACCAAAGACACTTGGATTACTCTAACAAAAGATATTAAAAATTATTACGAAGAAGAACCTAAAAAAACAGATACAGATATAATAACGTCCGAAAAAATAACTGCACGTAAAATATCTACTACAAAAGACAGTAAAGATTTAGACTGGTATAATGTACAAGGTAAAGGAAAACAAAAAACAAATAAAGGTTGGATTAAAAAAAGTGATTTAACATTTATCAATCCTTACAATTGGTTAGATGAAAGTTATGGTTGGGAAGTTTTTGAAGACCCTGACAATAACTATTTTTATCATTTTGGCGAACCTTTCACAGATAGTACACCTAAAACATTTGTTAATAAAGTATGGGAAAAGTTAAAAAAATACGATGATGACAAAAACAACCTCCTAACAGAAAACGAATTAAATAATGCAATGCAAAAAGATACTGCTGTAAAGGATTTAAGTAGACTTATTTGTAAACATTTTAATGAGTGGGATACTAACAATAAAATCGCTGATTTTAACACAGAAATAGACAAAGTTTACGAAAAAGGAGTAAATTTAGCTACAGAAACAAAAAAAACAAAATTAGAAGAAGCACGGGATGCTAAAAAAGTATTGTTAGAAGAAAAAATTAATAATCTTTGTTTTTGGGATCAAATAACGGATGGTGATGTAGCAGAAACTGACCAACATTATAACGGAAAAGAAAAACCAAAAGAAAAAAGAACCTTCCCTGCTGATAGTTCTAATATTTATCATTTTCATCCAATTGCTTTTGTGGAACATATGAAGTTGATTACCCCGCCGACTACACCACTATGGATGAAATTTGCTAAAGAAGAAATAGGAACTAAAGCTTTAAAAGTTGGTCATAATCCTCGAATCTCTGAGTATTTTAATGCATCTACTAATGGAAAGGGTTGGAATGATGATACTAATTGGTGTGGTGCATTTGTTAGTTGGTGTGTTAAACAAGCAGGTTATGAACCTCCTAAGTTTTCTGCAAGAGCTGCTATGTGGCAATTTTGGAAGCAGATAGATTCTCCGATATATGGAGCAATTGCTGTAAGAGACAATGGACCAAATGACCCTGTTGACACAACTAATCCTGTACCAAAGAAAAGAACATATGGAGGTGATGGTCATGTTACGATTGTTGTTGGAATTAGTACTGATGGTAATTATTATTACTGTCTTGGAGGGAATCAGGGAGGAGAAAAAAAAGCACGTCATGTGAAAATTTCAAAATATCATAAAGATAAAATTGACTGGTTTGTTGTTCCGCCAGAATATACACCTAGCGAATCAGAACATACTTTGAAAGTTATGAAAGATACTGATGATATAGAGATACTTGATGAAAGTAATACTAGAAACTAAATATCTATTATATGAAAAAATATTTTTTAATTGTTGTCTTATCTGTTTGCTATTTAATTAGTGGATGTAAACAGGAAACGGTAAAATCTAAGGAAATTATTAATAATTCTAAGGTAGCGGATGAACAAGTAGTAAAAAGTCATGTTCAAAAACAAAAATTAGATGATGATAAATCAATTGTTCTTAGGTCTGAAGCTAATGGAGTAAAATTTCTAGTTAGAAAAGATATTAATGGGCAATTTATGATTGATCAAGATTATTCGGAAAAACTTAAAGTTGATTATGGAAATTGTAGTATTGATTTGCCAAAAACAATCGGTCAAGCTAAGATTAAAATATTGCCTAAAGCTTTAAAACACGGAGACTGGAACAATGATAATAAAATTGATTGGAAATTTGCCTATCGAATTAATGAAGATGGATTAGATTATGTAATTAACTATATTTTAATTACTGACTGTAAAATGTATTTAATTGAAAATATTTTTTATGAAGATGAAGATACTTTTTTAGAGGAATACGAAGAAGATGTGTCTCACATAGAAAATATTAAAAACGCCCACGATTTTTATAGAAGAAATTTTGATTTTCAATTAGAAAAACAACCTAAAATGAGTAATGCATTAAAATCATACTTGAAAGAATCTTTTTCGGAATTTATAAAAAACAGTGAATATCGTTAAAAAAGCCTAAGTTTAGTGAAATAAACCCCTGCTCCCTCTAGTTTGTAACTAGTGGCATTTACGAGTAAGTTTTAAGTATAAAATGAGCCACAGTTTTTAGTTAAGTTGTGGTATTATATTTTTTTAAAATATTAAAAAAAAAAAAGATTTGGAATTAAAGAACCTGAATCACAGGAACTAATAGAAAATAAAAAGGAAGGGCGAGTGATTCTGATCGTAAAAGTTTAATTAATAGATGCGCGCGTTATGTAGGGTTTGCTTTAGTAGATGGAGGACTCCCCTATGCTGGGATTAATGCTCATAAATACAATTCTTATCAAGTCAAACAAGGTTTTAAAGAAATTTCAACTACGGATTACCAAATAGGAGATATAGTTGTTGTTGAAGCTTTTAAATGGGGTCAAAAGTCACACCCTTATGGTCATATACAAATGTATACTACTTATAATCAATGGGTTTCAGGCTTTTTTCCAAACAGACTTTTGGGCAGGTGGAGATTATAGAAAAGCAACACCAAATTATAAAATTTACAGATGGGAATAAGTAAAATAGTGAAATTAATCTTCTTTTTTTTAATCATAAAAAGTGTTATCTCTTGTAAAGAAATAACTAAAAAAGAAGATAAGATTATTACTGGTAATTCAATCGTGTTATCAGAAACAAAAGAAGAAAATACTCATCAAAGTAAAGAGTATTCACAAGATAAGTCGATTAATTATGATAAAAAACAAAATGTTAATGAGGCAGTTAACAAAATTAAAGAATTCTATCTTTCTTGTTATGGCTATGAGGGAGAGAGAAAAGATGAAGATAATTTGTGGAAAAAATTTACAACAAATAGGTTTTATCAGAAAACTAAAGAATTGAATAGCGAAGATAATTATGTTCTAGATTATGACCCTTTCATATATGGACAAGATTATTATAGAGAAGTAATAAGAAAGACTCTGAAAATTAAAGTGATTCCAAACAAAAAAAATGAATTTGAAGTGAGTTTGAATCACTTTGAACTTGAAAATGAAAAACCAACTAAAGTTATTTTATACCTAGTAAAAGAAGGAGATACTTATTTGATTGATGCTATAAATAGTGACAAACTTCTAAATTTAGAACAAATAAATAAATTTAGTGAGAAGTATCAAAACATTAAAGAAGAGGAAAAAAAAAATCAAACCATTGCTAAAGCTGATAATAGAAACTATCAAATAGAAGATTATATAGGTTCTTACTCTTATTTTTATGACATGGGTAAATTAGATGAAATTGCATCTATGACAATTGATTATTCCTTTGATATTAAAAAGAATGATATTTCCTTTTCTGGACAAGGTTATAAGACGAATTTTGATGATTTATGTGAAGCAAAAATCAATAATGGTGTTTTAGAAATTTACTACAAAGAGACTATAGAAGGTAATACATACAATAGTAATAGAACACAACCTTTATTTAAGATATATAAAAAAGGAAATGATTTTTATGCTATAAGTTCATTTATAAAAGATGGTAAAGAAATTAAGTTAAAGGGAGATTAACGCAGAGAATAATCATGAAGCAAGAGTTAGGGCATTTATGAGAATGTTGCGTGTAGGAGAAGGAGCTGTAGGTAAAAAAGGCTATACAACTTCTTATGGACATCAAACAATGACTGATTTGTAAGCATCCCGAAACTGTGTATGAAGGTTCTAGTGCTGCAGGTGTATATCAAATGTTGAGAGAAACTTATTGGACACTACAAGGATATATAGTTAAAAAACATAAAAAGGTAGGTAAAACTATTCCTGCAAGAAATCTTATAGAAATATATAAAACACCTATTTCTCTGCACTTCCCCAAGATAAACTGTGTATTATCTATATGAAACATCACGAAAAAGGGGTAATAAAGTTACTTATTGAAGGACAAATAGAAAAAGCCATTAGAACAAAAGGAAGTGAAATTTGGTCTAGTTTATCAAATGAAGGAACCCCTGCTGGTGCTAGTTTGTAACTAGTACCCACACAATAATACAAAGCTCCTTGCTGACGCAATTATCTTGCTTGTGTTTAGATAAAAATAAAGAATAAGCCCTCGCGCCACATATCTGCAACCCTGACGCACTTCTGTATAATGTCTCTATTTTTTTTTTAATATTTGCAATGCAATTTATTATCTTCAAACAATGTCTCAAAAGATATAAAGTTATAGATAGTACCATTAAGACCTTTGTGACAATAATAATTGATTGGGTAGATTTATTTATTCGACCAACCTAATTTAAAATATTAGATGATTCTCTAATTTATTGTATTGCAAACAAAGGATTAACATTACAAGCATACGTATATATGAATAGTCATATACATCTTATTATTAGCTCTCAAGAAAATGAGTTGCAGGACAGTATTCGCGATTTAAAAAAACACACCTCTAAGGAATTTATAAAAGCGATAAAAGAACTTCCTGAAAGTAGAAAGGAATGGCTTTTAGCTAAATTTAATTATGCAGCAAAGCGTGTAAAGAAAGGTGTTAGTTATAAGGTTTCGAAAGATGGGTATATCATCCTGTAATTTTAGATACTAGTAAAAAAATCGCACAACGAATAAATTATATACATTATAATCCTGTGATTTCAGAATTAGTTTATCATGAAAGGGATTGGAAAAACAGTAGCTTTGCAGCCTAGGAAGAGGACAAATACCGCTCTGGTAATTTGAAATATGAAAACAATTAGTCACGCCTTACAAAAGCGCGCCAGGTTCTACGATTATAGATGCGGCGCAAGTGGGGTTTTCTAAAAATGAAGAAGGTGATTATAATATTTCAGTAATTAATCAGTATCTAATTTCTAATAAAAGTATTCTAAAAATAAAGTAGAAATTTATAGAGGTCAGAGTGTAGATATTAAATATCTTAAGAAGAATGGTGGGACAACTAGGTATATGTATAATAAAGATTTTGATAAAATTAGAATGCAAAAGATTGTTGACGGATTTGTTAAGTTTCATTTTAAATATCTAGCTTCATGGATTGATTCTGAAGGAAAGTTGATGACCAATGAAAAGAAAGTAGGACATCATCATTTTCATGCAGGTAATTTGAATAAAAAAGAAATAATAAATGATTAAATTAATATTTAAAGTTTTTACAATAACCTTTTTAATAACCTCATGCAAGGTTGAGAAAAAAGAAGTAAAAAAAACAGAGCAAATTTTATCTGATGTTTACGAAAAAGATAAAGTACCTTACTTACAACTTCCTATAGATTACTGTTTTGAAATAAACAAAAAAAATATTGAAGGAAATATCTTTTATGATCAGAGAGAGAAATTAAATACAAAAATAAATGATAATTTTCGTTTTGCGAGTGAAAGTGATATTCTAAATATTGAAAATGAGATATGTAAAAAGTATAAAGAAAAATGTGGTTTATATTTTACAGAATTTGATTATTCTAAAACTTATAAGATTAAAAATAATTTTGATTTTGATCTTTTTTTAATTACATCAAAGTATAATTATTATTTAAATTTAATATCAATTAAAGAGGGTAAAGTCATAGATTTATTAAATGTTTATTTAAACTATGTTGATTATGAAGGTCAAGAATGTATTTATCGAAATTTTTCCGTCGATAAAGACTTTAATATTTGTGTTTTTAATTACATTTATTACGAAGCTATAGGAGAAGTTGAAGAGGATAATAATGAAGATAATTTTACAAGCCTATATCCATCCGCTATTTTAAGAAAAGAATTTTATACGTTAACAAAAAAAGGTGTTTTTAAATAAACACAAAACACTTCTTTAAACATAGGCACTATGGTTTTTGCCCAAGTAGAAACGTATTTAAATGTGCGTTCAGCACCTATTTCTAGTAGGACTATTATAGCAAAAGCATACCCAAAACATGGTTTACAAGTATTAAAAGTTTTAGAAGGTTGGGTTAAAGTAAGTTTTAATGGTTCAGAAGGTTATGTTAGTAGTGATTATGTAAAGTAAACAACTTCATTATAAATAAAATAAAGCCACCAATAGCACTCATTCGTAACGAGTGTCATATTGAGTAACAAAACCCTATCATCAATTAGCAAATGAAACAAGTGATATAGATGGACTTGATTTTTATGAAAAGCCTTCTTTAAAAGCTATCGAATATTTAAATAAAGCGTTAGAAAATAGTCATCCTGTTTTAATTGGAGTCAATCATACTTACCTATATAGAGGAGGAACAGGAATTAATGAAGGTACAACTGATCATTATGTAATAATAGTTGGAAGGAAATTAGTTAAAAACGAACAAAGTTATATGTTTTGG is drawn from Psychroserpens sp. NJDZ02 and contains these coding sequences:
- a CDS encoding PAAR domain-containing protein, translating into MPGPAATLGSMHVCPMLNPGTPPPPHVGGPVVGPGVPTVLIGGKPAAVMGDLCTCIGPPDTIVMGEGTVLIGGKPAATVGSLTAHGGQVTQGEPTVLIGTGVSPATTVMPIHKIPFPTINPTLKVIASITGRRSQLNEAIARQEALREEAETNGYLSLLDFSI
- a CDS encoding TIGR02594 family protein — protein: MSLKKVSYPILPSDRELSNKTTVEKELSQEELNERYYGHNNSFGFYPIGRLSSWHGGIHIERSNCVRAIADGRIIAYRFAEDYLLEKDTQRKYSNSFILVQHNYESPGKQKNKDEESTKQKLRFYSLYMHLMPKKELEKNNGKNIPDLYAKYTAKVTGKAQQKGLRLRSGTDLETVTIRGEKVKRGKVKHVLPKGTEVTYDLNSATKKIRTKEEGHILGVSFSDDHWIYQHKTTYTPVYYKGDHDLFMATSGDRVKNLKDGTLVINIEEDIIPTSEKGAIVRKKPNSTSDFIRVEKKENDLGEIEIVDNEWIKIKGKEEYILKKDLKIKKTLKNDIILNSVKNVDTSIKAGDTIGVPAQYSFEKQNTYNCVHLEVFTDDNEVDNFLKNHVGDDNQTTIEIPKGKTLQIAKPCNFLKKDTKVKILEIKDNYTQIGFEAVTKDVNENLINFKKDRKTKIDNKNKSEYTEVLNFEELNTLFDNALPPLTKNTNGEHESRLFYKNYISIIDGVREIFTTYNSYNQHKISEKKKIENKKKLNKPYSEFIEYREITYIPKENKKYWVDNTEVVGTKDTWITLTKDIKNYYEEEPKKTDTDIITSEKITARKISTTKDSKDLDWYNVQGKGKQKTNKGWIKKSDLTFINPYNWLDESYGWEVFEDPDNNYFYHFGEPFTDSTPKTFVNKVWEKLKKYDDDKNNLLTENELNNAMQKDTAVKDLSRLICKHFNEWDTNNKIADFNTEIDKVYEKGVNLATETKKTKLEEARDAKKVLLEEKINNLCFWDQITDGDVAETDQHYNGKEKPKEKRTFPADSSNIYHFHPIAFVEHMKLITPPTTPLWMKFAKEEIGTKALKVGHNPRISEYFNASTNGKGWNDDTNWCGAFVSWCVKQAGYEPPKFSARAAMWQFWKQIDSPIYGAIAVRDNGPNDPVDTTNPVPKKRTYGGDGHVTIVVGISTDGNYYYCLGGNQGGEKKARHVKISKYHKDKIDWFVVPPEYTPSESEHTLKVMKDTDDIEILDESNTRN
- a CDS encoding DUF5991 domain-containing protein produces the protein MGISKIVKLIFFFLIIKSVISCKEITKKEDKIITGNSIVLSETKEENTHQSKEYSQDKSINYDKKQNVNEAVNKIKEFYLSCYGYEGERKDEDNLWKKFTTNRFYQKTKELNSEDNYVLDYDPFIYGQDYYREVIRKTLKIKVIPNKKNEFEVSLNHFELENEKPTKVILYLVKEGDTYLIDAINSDKLLNLEQINKFSEKYQNIKEEEKKNQTIAKADNRNYQIEDYIGSYSYFYDMGKLDEIASMTIDYSFDIKKNDISFSGQGYKTNFDDLCEAKINNGVLEIYYKETIEGNTYNSNRTQPLFKIYKKGNDFYAISSFIKDGKEIKLKGD
- a CDS encoding SH3 domain-containing protein, which translates into the protein MVFAQVETYLNVRSAPISSRTIIAKAYPKHGLQVLKVLEGWVKVSFNGSEGYVSSDYVK